The following are encoded together in the Tepidiforma bonchosmolovskayae genome:
- a CDS encoding OmpA/MotB family protein — protein MSRKAPEAEKPENHERWIVSYADMVTLLFALFVVLYATSDANPQKLQSVRVSIEQAFSIGVLQGSNGSSAVLNQGGGLTPSLNEIRSNTFEGLNKTLSEFAAANGLEGKIQLRSDSTSITISLADNLLFDSGSADLRPGSVDVLLQVADALRGLPNNLRIEGHTDNIPPNSREFPTNWELSTARATRVLRVLVEQGGLDPAKLYAAGYAETRPLADNSTPEGRALNRRADIVILYPTIEDLQKALSGAQRR, from the coding sequence ATGAGCCGCAAAGCCCCCGAAGCCGAGAAGCCCGAGAACCACGAACGATGGATCGTCTCCTACGCCGACATGGTGACGCTCCTCTTCGCCCTCTTTGTCGTCCTCTACGCCACCAGCGACGCCAACCCCCAGAAGCTCCAGTCCGTCCGCGTCTCCATCGAACAGGCCTTCTCCATCGGCGTCCTCCAGGGCTCCAACGGCTCCTCCGCCGTCCTCAACCAGGGTGGCGGCCTCACGCCCTCCCTCAACGAAATCCGCTCCAATACCTTCGAAGGCCTCAACAAGACGTTGAGCGAATTCGCAGCCGCCAACGGCCTCGAAGGCAAAATCCAGCTCCGCTCCGATTCTACCTCCATCACCATCTCCCTCGCCGATAACCTCCTCTTCGATTCCGGCAGCGCCGACCTCCGACCCGGCAGCGTCGACGTCCTCCTCCAGGTCGCTGACGCCCTCCGCGGCCTCCCGAACAACCTCCGCATCGAAGGCCACACCGACAACATTCCCCCCAACAGCCGCGAATTCCCGACCAACTGGGAGCTCTCCACGGCCCGCGCCACCCGCGTCCTCCGCGTCCTCGTCGAACAGGGCGGCCTCGACCCGGCAAAGCTCTACGCCGCCGGTTACGCCGAGACCCGTCCCCTCGCCGATAACAGCACGCCCGAGGGCCGCGCCCTCAACCGCCGGGCCGACATCGTCATCCTCTACCCCACCATCGAAGACCTGCAGAAGGCCCTCTCCGGGGCCCAGCGGAGGTAG
- a CDS encoding flagellar motor protein: MDLATVIGLGIAVIGIIGGNILEGGDPMKLINIPGFFIVVLGSFGAVMISQPLSVMIGLPKFILKAFFGGAAHNSAETVELFVQMADKARREGLLALEADIEKIHDPFTRKGVQLMIDGTDPELLREIMEIERESMKHRHEGNFAALEFMGGIAPTIGVLGAVMGLMGVMSHLDEPDRIGPGIATAFVATFYGVFTANVLWLPLANKLKNNSKHELHALDVVIEGLMSIQAGDNPRIVREKLEGFLQPSQRGKKDDAGAAARREAA, translated from the coding sequence ATGGACCTGGCGACCGTCATCGGCCTCGGCATCGCCGTCATCGGCATCATCGGCGGCAACATCCTCGAGGGCGGCGACCCGATGAAGCTCATCAACATCCCGGGCTTCTTCATCGTCGTCCTCGGCTCCTTCGGCGCCGTCATGATCTCCCAGCCGCTCTCGGTCATGATCGGCCTCCCCAAGTTCATCCTCAAAGCCTTCTTCGGCGGCGCCGCCCACAACTCTGCGGAGACCGTCGAACTCTTCGTCCAGATGGCCGATAAGGCCCGCCGCGAAGGCCTCCTCGCCCTCGAAGCCGACATCGAGAAGATCCACGACCCGTTCACCCGCAAGGGTGTCCAGCTCATGATCGACGGCACCGACCCCGAGCTCCTCCGCGAAATCATGGAGATCGAGCGGGAGTCCATGAAGCACCGCCACGAAGGCAACTTCGCCGCCCTCGAGTTCATGGGCGGCATCGCCCCCACCATCGGCGTCCTCGGCGCCGTCATGGGCCTCATGGGCGTCATGTCCCACCTCGATGAGCCCGACCGCATCGGCCCCGGCATCGCCACCGCCTTCGTCGCGACCTTCTACGGCGTCTTCACCGCCAACGTCCTCTGGCTCCCTCTCGCCAACAAGCTGAAGAACAACTCCAAGCACGAACTCCACGCCCTCGACGTCGTCATCGAAGGGCTCATGTCCATCCAGGCCGGCGATAACCCCCGCATCGTCCGCGAGAAGCTCGAAGGCTTCCTCCAGCCCTCCCAGCGCGGCAAGAAGGATGACGCCGGCGCCGCTGCCCGGCGGGAGGCCGCATGA
- a CDS encoding flagellar FlbD family protein, which yields MIKLTRIDGTEFYLNPDLFEVMEASHDTHITLTNGHRYVCQESPETIIERIAEFRRRAIGAVRRSA from the coding sequence ATGATCAAGCTCACCCGCATCGACGGCACCGAGTTCTACCTCAACCCTGACCTCTTCGAGGTCATGGAAGCCTCCCACGACACCCACATCACGCTCACCAACGGCCACCGCTACGTCTGCCAGGAATCCCCGGAGACCATCATCGAACGTATCGCTGAGTTCCGCCGCCGGGCCATCGGCGCCGTCCGGAGGAGCGCCTGA
- a CDS encoding GntR family transcriptional regulator, with translation MAMRNPRKTKADLVYEALQAAILSGNLKEGEHLRQEEIAARWGVSQTPVREAFRRLESEGLVEHAPNRGVIVRGLPWTPPPAPLDVIRRRWEELVRDPESIPGSDFP, from the coding sequence ATGGCGATGCGGAACCCGCGCAAAACCAAAGCCGACCTCGTCTACGAAGCGCTCCAGGCCGCAATCCTCTCCGGCAACCTCAAAGAGGGTGAACACCTCCGCCAGGAAGAGATTGCCGCCCGCTGGGGCGTGAGCCAAACCCCCGTCCGCGAAGCCTTCCGCCGCCTCGAAAGCGAAGGCCTCGTCGAACACGCCCCCAACCGCGGCGTCATCGTCCGCGGCCTCCCCTGGACTCCCCCGCCCGCCCCCCTCGACGTCATCCGCCGCCGCTGGGAAGAACTCGTCCGCGACCCCGAGAGCATCCCCGGCAGCGACTTCCCCTAA
- a CDS encoding PAC2 family protein, producing MDGFSITPVDQPLRAPIVILAFTGWSDTGTVTTDTAAHLVQTYGGTRFLEVDPEDYYVFTDVRPTVSIDESGVRRLHWPENRGDIVRTGTGEHDLIVIRGVEPNLRWRTFATRLAEAIVPLQPFLVCTLVARPAATPHTRPVPVTGSSADPRLAARYGLGRSLYQGPTGILGVIHDVLRGHRLDLISLAAGVPHYLSIDENPPATLALVRALEPILGFRVPEGDLPERALAFIERVNEASRGDDQVGTYVRTLEDQYEEDDEDDEGVDFEEPGDSELPSADDILKDVEDFLRGTGDR from the coding sequence GTGGACGGTTTCTCCATTACCCCCGTCGACCAGCCCCTCCGCGCCCCCATCGTCATCCTCGCCTTCACCGGCTGGAGCGACACCGGCACCGTGACCACCGACACCGCCGCCCACCTCGTTCAGACCTACGGCGGCACCCGCTTCCTCGAGGTCGACCCCGAGGACTACTACGTCTTCACCGACGTCCGGCCCACGGTCTCCATCGACGAATCCGGCGTCCGCCGCCTCCACTGGCCCGAAAACCGCGGCGATATCGTCCGCACCGGCACCGGCGAGCACGACCTCATCGTCATCCGCGGCGTCGAGCCCAACCTCCGCTGGCGCACCTTCGCCACCCGCCTTGCCGAAGCGATCGTCCCGCTCCAGCCCTTCCTCGTCTGTACGCTCGTCGCCCGTCCCGCAGCCACGCCCCACACCCGGCCCGTCCCCGTTACCGGCTCCAGCGCCGACCCCCGCCTCGCCGCCCGCTACGGGCTCGGCCGCTCCCTCTACCAGGGCCCCACGGGCATCCTCGGCGTCATCCACGATGTCCTCCGCGGCCACCGGCTCGACCTCATCAGCCTCGCCGCTGGCGTCCCTCACTACCTCAGCATCGACGAGAACCCCCCGGCCACCCTCGCCCTCGTCCGCGCCCTCGAACCGATCCTCGGCTTCCGCGTCCCCGAAGGCGACCTCCCCGAGCGCGCCCTCGCCTTCATCGAACGCGTCAACGAAGCCTCCCGCGGCGACGACCAGGTCGGCACCTATGTCCGCACCCTCGAAGACCAGTACGAAGAGGACGACGAAGACGACGAAGGCGTCGATTTCGAGGAGCCCGGCGACTCCGAACTCCCGTCCGCAGACGACATCCTCAAGGACGTCGAGGACTTCCTCCGCGGCACCGGCGACCGCTGA
- a CDS encoding GNAT family N-acetyltransferase → MAFDVRIPEPGELEELFAVNSFSFGMPPSAERVELSLKLTDRERLLGAWADGRCVGSAGAFTFELSVPGASLPCGGVTWVGVTPTHRRRGVLTALMTAQLAQIRERGEAIAALWASEAPIYGRFGYGLAMQQYEEVRLARVHARLRSHPNARGRARLVDRAEALAAWPAAWEAARAQRAGLHSRSAAWWEIRVLPEQDRPEAGWSPAFLVSLEEGGETIGYVRYRVKRGWRHGLAAGELEVLELVGVDGGAEAALWEYVFGVDLIETVAAHNRPFDEPLFGLLEDPRRLERYPVDALFCRVLDPAAALEGRRYAAEGRLVFEVVDDFGGYAGGRFALEGGPDGARCRPTGETPMLVLPAEELGALYLGQASALALWREGRIEGSEAAARAAELLFRWHPEPWAPEIW, encoded by the coding sequence ATGGCGTTCGACGTGCGTATTCCGGAGCCGGGCGAACTCGAGGAGCTGTTCGCGGTGAATTCGTTCTCGTTCGGGATGCCGCCGAGCGCGGAACGGGTGGAGCTTTCGCTGAAGCTGACCGACCGGGAGCGGCTGCTCGGGGCGTGGGCGGATGGGCGGTGCGTCGGCTCGGCGGGCGCGTTCACGTTCGAGCTCTCGGTGCCGGGGGCGTCGCTGCCGTGCGGCGGTGTGACGTGGGTGGGGGTGACGCCGACCCACCGGCGGCGGGGCGTCCTGACGGCGCTAATGACGGCGCAGCTGGCGCAGATCCGGGAGCGGGGCGAAGCGATTGCGGCGCTCTGGGCATCCGAGGCGCCGATCTACGGGCGGTTCGGCTACGGACTGGCGATGCAGCAATACGAGGAGGTGCGGCTGGCGCGCGTGCACGCCCGGCTTCGCAGCCACCCCAATGCGCGGGGCCGGGCGCGGCTGGTGGACCGGGCGGAGGCGCTGGCGGCCTGGCCGGCCGCCTGGGAGGCGGCCCGGGCGCAACGTGCCGGGCTGCATTCCCGCTCGGCGGCATGGTGGGAGATCCGCGTGCTGCCCGAGCAGGACCGGCCGGAGGCGGGCTGGAGCCCGGCGTTCCTCGTCAGCCTCGAAGAGGGCGGGGAGACGATCGGGTACGTGCGCTACCGGGTGAAGCGGGGATGGCGGCACGGGCTGGCCGCCGGCGAGCTGGAGGTGCTCGAACTTGTCGGCGTGGACGGCGGGGCGGAGGCGGCGCTGTGGGAGTACGTGTTCGGGGTCGACCTTATCGAGACGGTGGCGGCGCACAACCGGCCGTTCGATGAGCCGCTCTTCGGCCTGCTCGAGGACCCGCGGCGGCTCGAACGGTACCCGGTGGATGCGCTCTTCTGCCGGGTGCTGGACCCGGCGGCCGCGCTGGAGGGGCGACGGTACGCCGCAGAGGGGCGGCTTGTGTTCGAGGTCGTCGACGACTTCGGCGGGTACGCCGGCGGGCGGTTCGCGCTCGAAGGAGGGCCGGACGGCGCGCGCTGCCGGCCGACCGGCGAGACGCCGATGCTCGTGCTGCCCGCCGAGGAGCTTGGGGCGCTCTATCTCGGGCAGGCGAGCGCCCTGGCGCTCTGGCGGGAGGGGCGAATTGAAGGCAGCGAGGCCGCTGCCCGGGCTGCGGAGCTGCTGTTCCGCTGGCACCCGGAACCGTGGGCGCCGGAGATCTGGTAG
- a CDS encoding M16 family metallopeptidase — protein sequence MSDYEITTLPNGLRVITATMPSTQAASVNIFVGVGSRSEPRHLNGITHFLEHMVFKGTEKRPTAIQIAQEIEGAGGTLNAYTNKEFTCYWNIVPFDRFPTAIDVAADMLLNSKLEQQEIERECPVVQQELKRNHDNPAAWAARLIGQAVYGPQPAGWDVGGTVELVATWKREDFISHIREWYKPGNIVLSVAGNVTHQQVLEYAVPLLGGMEPGPIPPVQPYDPAVTGPRVVTESRPIDQCTLYLGLPIFGRDDPDRYILRILNDVLGAGMSSRLFLEVRERRGLAYSVSSGYGYLSDAGVFTISAGVNRDRLCETIQVCLAEADRLVREPVPPDELRKAKDHNIGRFRLSLETAFAIGQRNGELLLTKGRVETIDEVVAAIEAVTPDDIQRVAARIFDRAKLHAAVVGPNLDEAEIEAALG from the coding sequence ATGTCCGACTACGAAATCACCACGCTCCCGAACGGGCTCCGCGTCATCACGGCCACCATGCCGTCCACCCAGGCCGCCTCCGTCAACATCTTCGTCGGCGTCGGCTCCCGCTCCGAACCCCGGCATCTCAACGGCATCACCCACTTCCTCGAGCACATGGTCTTCAAGGGCACGGAGAAGCGTCCGACCGCCATCCAGATCGCCCAGGAGATCGAAGGCGCCGGCGGCACCCTCAACGCCTACACCAACAAAGAGTTCACCTGCTACTGGAACATCGTCCCCTTCGACCGCTTTCCCACGGCGATCGACGTCGCTGCCGACATGCTCCTGAACTCGAAACTCGAACAGCAGGAGATCGAGCGCGAGTGTCCCGTCGTCCAGCAGGAGCTGAAGCGCAACCACGACAACCCCGCCGCCTGGGCCGCCCGCCTCATCGGCCAGGCCGTCTACGGCCCGCAGCCCGCCGGCTGGGACGTCGGCGGCACCGTCGAACTCGTCGCCACGTGGAAGCGCGAGGACTTCATCAGCCACATCCGCGAGTGGTACAAACCCGGCAACATCGTCCTCTCCGTCGCCGGCAACGTCACCCACCAGCAGGTGCTCGAGTACGCCGTTCCCCTGCTCGGCGGCATGGAGCCCGGCCCCATCCCGCCCGTCCAGCCCTACGACCCCGCCGTCACCGGCCCCCGCGTTGTCACCGAGAGCCGCCCCATCGACCAGTGCACCCTCTATCTCGGCCTCCCCATCTTCGGCCGCGACGACCCCGACCGCTACATCCTCCGCATCCTCAACGACGTCCTCGGCGCCGGCATGTCCTCCCGCCTCTTCCTCGAAGTGCGTGAACGCCGCGGCCTCGCCTACTCCGTCTCCTCCGGCTACGGCTACCTCTCCGATGCCGGCGTCTTCACCATCTCCGCCGGCGTCAACCGCGACCGCCTCTGCGAGACCATCCAGGTCTGCCTCGCCGAGGCCGACCGCCTCGTCCGCGAACCAGTCCCGCCCGATGAGCTCCGCAAGGCCAAAGACCACAACATCGGCCGCTTCCGTCTCTCCCTCGAAACCGCCTTCGCCATCGGCCAGCGCAACGGCGAGCTCCTCCTGACCAAAGGCCGCGTCGAGACCATCGACGAAGTCGTCGCTGCCATCGAAGCCGTCACCCCCGACGACATCCAGCGCGTCGCCGCCCGCATCTTCGACCGCGCGAAGCTCCATGCCGCCGTCGTCGGCCCGAACCTCGACGAGGCCGAAATCGAAGCCGCGCTCGGCTGA
- the ccsA gene encoding cytochrome c biogenesis protein CcsA produces the protein MAELALYLYWTSVVTAPIAAVLYWAYVGSAAIAVRRVAAQTSAGTVSVSLPAGAPSAGLGRLATTFTGLTALFLAGWVATRWAARGYAPLSNLYEFTTAFAFGICAAYLVFERTSRNRRYGALVLPIVVAMLGIAATFPKEIVPLIPALQNGPLLTIHVSVMMLSYAVLTVAFCAAAVYLAQGGEGKRRFAALPSAEAAGDLAHRAVLVGFPLLGLGIALGAWWANSAWGRYWGWDPKETSALVTWLSLVAYFHARAGSGSVAGAPGIRRLVPARLRRGWRPDPMWWLVVMWGLVMFTYFGVNLWISGLHSYAGV, from the coding sequence GTGGCTGAGCTCGCGCTGTACCTCTACTGGACCTCGGTGGTGACCGCGCCCATTGCGGCGGTGCTGTACTGGGCGTACGTCGGCAGTGCGGCCATTGCGGTGCGGCGGGTGGCGGCGCAGACGAGCGCGGGGACCGTGAGCGTGAGCCTGCCGGCGGGCGCGCCGAGCGCGGGGCTCGGCCGGCTGGCGACGACGTTCACGGGGCTGACGGCGCTCTTCCTCGCCGGGTGGGTTGCGACCCGCTGGGCGGCGCGCGGCTACGCGCCCCTTTCGAACCTGTACGAGTTCACGACGGCGTTCGCCTTTGGCATCTGCGCGGCGTACCTCGTCTTCGAACGGACCTCGCGGAACCGGCGGTACGGTGCGCTGGTGCTGCCGATCGTGGTCGCGATGCTCGGTATTGCGGCGACGTTCCCGAAGGAGATCGTGCCGCTCATCCCGGCGCTGCAGAACGGCCCGCTGCTGACGATCCATGTCTCGGTGATGATGCTGTCGTACGCGGTGCTGACAGTCGCGTTCTGCGCGGCGGCGGTGTACCTCGCGCAGGGCGGCGAGGGGAAGCGGCGGTTTGCGGCGCTGCCATCTGCCGAGGCCGCGGGCGACCTGGCCCACCGGGCGGTCCTGGTCGGCTTTCCGCTGCTGGGGCTGGGGATTGCGCTCGGCGCGTGGTGGGCGAACAGCGCGTGGGGGCGGTACTGGGGCTGGGACCCGAAGGAGACGAGCGCGCTGGTGACCTGGCTGAGCCTGGTGGCGTACTTCCACGCGCGGGCCGGGAGCGGGTCAGTGGCGGGAGCGCCGGGCATCCGGCGACTGGTGCCGGCGCGGCTGCGGCGCGGCTGGCGGCCGGACCCGATGTGGTGGCTGGTGGTGATGTGGGGGCTGGTGATGTTCACCTACTTCGGGGTGAACCTCTGGATCAGCGGCTTGCACAGCTACGCCGGGGTGTAG
- a CDS encoding thioesterase family protein → MSTDAFFIVEGEAFVPQPVCRGPWDPNSLHGRVVAGLLGAEIERRHAEPHLRVARMTVDLWRLPTFIPITVETAVRREGSRIRVVDAEAFAAGQSIGRASCVLLREGEQPAGEVWAPPPWDFPPPSALQPDPRPPIANEGWQPMWESRSQGRAFGTVGQKRTWMREVRPLVAGRELTPFQRVALACDFASPLANSGSAGLAYINVDITLYLHRYPAGEWIGFESTDHGASDGISMGQCRLYDEAGPIGAATVAGLAQRRRS, encoded by the coding sequence ATGTCGACCGATGCCTTCTTCATCGTCGAGGGCGAGGCCTTCGTGCCCCAGCCCGTCTGTCGCGGCCCGTGGGACCCGAACTCCCTCCACGGCCGCGTCGTCGCCGGCCTGCTCGGCGCCGAAATCGAACGCCGCCACGCCGAGCCCCACCTCCGCGTCGCCCGGATGACCGTCGACCTCTGGCGGCTCCCCACCTTCATCCCCATCACCGTCGAGACCGCCGTCCGGCGCGAAGGCAGCCGCATCCGCGTCGTCGACGCCGAAGCCTTCGCCGCCGGCCAGTCCATCGGCCGCGCCAGCTGCGTCCTCCTGCGCGAAGGCGAACAGCCCGCCGGCGAAGTCTGGGCGCCCCCGCCGTGGGACTTCCCGCCGCCCTCCGCCCTCCAGCCCGACCCGCGCCCGCCCATCGCCAACGAAGGCTGGCAGCCGATGTGGGAGAGCCGCTCGCAGGGCCGCGCTTTTGGGACCGTCGGCCAGAAGCGCACCTGGATGCGCGAAGTCCGCCCCCTCGTCGCCGGCCGCGAACTCACCCCCTTCCAGCGCGTCGCCCTCGCCTGCGATTTCGCCAGTCCGCTCGCGAACTCCGGCAGCGCCGGCCTCGCCTACATCAACGTCGATATCACCCTCTACCTCCACCGCTACCCCGCCGGCGAGTGGATCGGCTTCGAATCCACCGACCACGGCGCCAGCGACGGCATCTCCATGGGCCAGTGCCGCCTCTACGACGAAGCCGGGCCGATCGGCGCAGCCACGGTCGCCGGGCTCGCCCAGCGCCGCCGCAGCTGA
- a CDS encoding anti-sigma factor yields MNRDQAFDLLPEYALGLLEPGEAEALERLLAADAELRAALQPLLQAAEALAHGYEEQPLPPGAADRIAAGVRARIQPREPIPLRRPARPGTPWRLVALASAAAVLVLAVGLAAAVIAYLDARSEADDLRAQLASRAIELPLAGDGARGAVFVASDFSFAVLRVVGLPPAPEGHHYQIWSEGPYGARSAADFEGAPGGELIVRLPSLPRDMTRMFVTLEPDGAAGDRPQGPEVMTSPR; encoded by the coding sequence ATGAACCGCGACCAGGCCTTCGACCTGCTCCCCGAGTACGCCCTCGGCCTCCTCGAACCCGGAGAAGCCGAGGCCCTCGAGCGTCTCCTCGCCGCCGATGCTGAGCTGCGCGCCGCCCTCCAGCCGCTCCTCCAGGCCGCCGAAGCCCTCGCCCACGGCTACGAGGAGCAGCCGCTCCCGCCCGGTGCCGCCGACCGGATCGCTGCCGGCGTCCGCGCCCGCATCCAGCCCCGGGAGCCCATCCCCCTCCGCCGGCCGGCCCGCCCCGGCACCCCCTGGCGCCTGGTTGCTCTCGCCTCCGCCGCGGCCGTGCTCGTTCTCGCCGTCGGCCTCGCCGCCGCCGTCATCGCCTACCTCGATGCCCGCAGCGAAGCCGATGACCTCCGCGCCCAGCTCGCTTCCCGGGCCATCGAACTGCCCCTCGCCGGCGACGGCGCCCGCGGCGCCGTCTTCGTCGCCTCCGACTTTTCCTTCGCCGTCCTCCGCGTCGTCGGGCTGCCCCCCGCACCCGAAGGCCACCATTACCAAATCTGGAGCGAAGGCCCCTACGGCGCCCGCTCCGCTGCCGACTTCGAGGGCGCGCCCGGTGGCGAGCTCATCGTCCGCCTGCCCTCCCTCCCGCGCGACATGACCCGCATGTTCGTCACCCTCGAGCCCGACGGCGCCGCCGGCGACCGGCCGCAGGGCCCCGAGGTCATGACCTCCCCCCGCTGA
- a CDS encoding RNA polymerase sigma factor, producing MTSHFERFRAGDAAAFDALVAEYTGPAFAAAVQVLRDPSLAEEAVQDAFVRIWQRGRQFDPARGNERSWILAIARNAAIDLLRKRARAPERSIDDAPSVYALRDPDDTWQVVLASLTGERLRQALEELPAEQQDVIVRAYYQGQRPVDIARELGLPEGTIRSRLRLALTKLRDTLAPVREALEP from the coding sequence GTGACCAGCCACTTCGAGCGCTTCCGCGCCGGCGATGCCGCCGCCTTCGATGCCCTCGTCGCCGAATACACCGGCCCAGCCTTCGCTGCCGCCGTCCAGGTCCTGCGCGACCCCTCCCTCGCCGAAGAGGCCGTCCAGGATGCCTTCGTCCGCATCTGGCAGCGCGGCCGCCAGTTCGACCCCGCCCGCGGCAACGAACGCTCCTGGATCCTCGCCATCGCCCGCAACGCCGCCATCGACCTCCTCCGTAAGCGCGCCCGCGCCCCCGAGCGATCGATCGACGACGCGCCGTCCGTATATGCACTGCGAGACCCGGACGATACCTGGCAGGTCGTCCTTGCCAGCCTCACCGGGGAGCGCCTGCGGCAGGCACTGGAGGAGCTGCCAGCCGAACAGCAGGATGTCATTGTGCGCGCCTACTACCAGGGCCAGCGCCCCGTCGATATCGCCCGTGAGCTCGGCCTTCCCGAAGGCACCATCCGGAGCCGCCTCCGGCTCGCCCTCACCAAACTGCGCGATACCCTCGCGCCCGTCCGCGAGGCACTCGAACCATGA
- a CDS encoding DUF4397 domain-containing protein, translating to MNLARAIMTRSKLLVAAALVAALAAGVVMGPQGADAQQATGRVRIMHASPDTPPVDIFVDGQKAVTALAFPNNTGYVALPAGGHNVKVFVSPSDGTGTPALQATLDVVAGKDVTVLATGRVGDGSLALTIFEDDNRTPSGNNAHIRLIHASPDAPPVNVAVAGTDTNVFTGVAFRNVSPYVPVPAGTYSLDVKVNATGATVLTIPNLKLDARTVYTAVAVGLAGNGTLRVVPLVDAPAPAAPAPPRTGDSVTTGGGTLAPWVLAAGIALAAVSGGLALAARRAR from the coding sequence ATGAACCTGGCACGGGCAATCATGACCCGGTCGAAGCTCCTCGTGGCCGCGGCGCTGGTGGCAGCGCTGGCTGCGGGGGTGGTGATGGGGCCGCAGGGCGCCGATGCGCAGCAGGCAACGGGCCGCGTTCGCATCATGCACGCGAGCCCGGACACGCCGCCGGTAGACATTTTTGTCGATGGGCAGAAAGCTGTCACGGCGCTGGCCTTCCCGAACAACACGGGGTACGTGGCACTGCCTGCGGGCGGGCACAACGTGAAGGTGTTCGTCTCGCCGTCGGACGGGACGGGCACGCCGGCGCTGCAGGCGACGCTCGACGTGGTGGCGGGCAAGGACGTGACGGTGCTGGCGACGGGGCGCGTGGGCGACGGTTCGCTGGCGCTGACGATCTTCGAGGATGACAACCGGACGCCGAGCGGGAACAACGCGCACATCCGCCTGATCCACGCCTCGCCCGACGCGCCGCCGGTGAATGTTGCGGTGGCGGGTACGGATACGAACGTCTTCACCGGCGTGGCGTTCCGGAACGTGAGCCCGTACGTGCCGGTCCCGGCGGGCACCTACAGCCTTGACGTGAAGGTGAACGCGACCGGGGCGACGGTGCTGACGATCCCGAACCTGAAGCTGGATGCGCGGACGGTGTACACGGCCGTGGCGGTCGGCCTCGCGGGCAACGGGACGCTCCGGGTGGTGCCGCTGGTCGATGCTCCGGCCCCGGCTGCCCCGGCGCCGCCGCGGACGGGCGACTCAGTGACCACGGGCGGCGGCACGCTGGCGCCGTGGGTGCTGGCCGCGGGCATTGCGCTGGCGGCGGTCTCCGGCGGCCTGGCTCTCGCAGCGCGGCGCGCCCGGTAG